A genomic stretch from Chitinophaga agri includes:
- a CDS encoding DUF6999 family protein translates to MLHNREYYQQMPHDTRNPSHWHALFLDKSIPFNPDAKAAFLYDSSTKSRQFLYPVIKAFARISIVLMQVFKIFVPNLINAPKMLHKSLYWGMKYFITPEANYLILRHFYLGSEVLRFIKDNVRGAENIPMNPLKPVKVADVRDNLFLEHDLNLYNFIINLNKAIDEKGVKVVKQEQPDFSAISATPIPIEEFRDGWTNFIDLGTAIEIFTPVYQFFLTDADFWRATNSLQLDEVIGIYAATIMDCPEKLTALNNKHPMIPLPMAGAAFRLLLHGFSTEVLHALLVQAKLEQQQRAVLVEVK, encoded by the coding sequence ATGTTACATAACAGGGAGTATTATCAGCAGATGCCGCATGACACGCGCAATCCCAGTCACTGGCATGCGTTGTTCCTCGATAAAAGTATTCCGTTCAACCCGGATGCGAAGGCCGCCTTTTTGTATGACTCATCTACAAAGAGCAGACAATTCCTCTATCCGGTTATAAAGGCGTTTGCGAGGATCAGCATTGTACTGATGCAGGTGTTTAAGATCTTTGTACCCAATCTGATCAATGCCCCTAAAATGCTTCATAAGAGCCTTTACTGGGGCATGAAGTATTTTATTACACCAGAGGCCAACTACCTGATCTTACGGCATTTTTACCTGGGTTCTGAAGTATTGCGCTTTATCAAGGATAATGTGAGGGGAGCAGAGAACATTCCCATGAATCCACTGAAGCCGGTGAAGGTGGCCGATGTAAGAGATAACCTCTTTCTGGAGCATGACCTGAACCTGTATAATTTCATCATTAACCTGAATAAGGCTATTGACGAAAAAGGTGTAAAAGTGGTTAAACAGGAACAGCCTGATTTCAGTGCTATCTCTGCTACACCGATCCCCATTGAGGAGTTCCGGGATGGCTGGACGAACTTCATTGACCTGGGAACAGCCATTGAGATCTTTACGCCGGTATACCAGTTCTTCCTGACAGACGCAGACTTCTGGCGCGCTACCAACTCTCTCCAACTGGATGAGGTGATCGGTATCTATGCGGCGACGATCATGGACTGCCCGGAGAAACTAACTGCGTTGAACAATAAGCACCCCATGATTCCATTGCCCATGGCAGGTGCTGCCTTCAGATTATTACTGCATGGTTTTTCCACAGAAGTACTGCATGCATTGCTGGTACAGGCGAAACTGGAGCAGCAGCAACGGGCGGTATTAGTCGAAGTTAAATAG
- the recD gene encoding exodeoxyribonuclease V subunit alpha gives MHTINDVHHQFAEYFQIPALKPYAYLLSRKLSEGHICLHLDQPVESASDLPAFCEGLPVGSKPLRNIPLVGKDGNTSQPFVLYQERLYLQRYFRYETTFLQRIYQFLSTENEVMAERLRQLEANRGFISYLFEGGPAFVADGGDPVDWQLSAAVTGVLNNFTIITGGPGTGKTTTVAKILAILYYLDPSLKVALAAPTGKAAARMAESLRNTQLPVDASITAQFQSLSPSTIHRLLRTKKDSPYFVYNADNPLNYDVVIVDECSMIDVALFAKLLDAIGKGTRLILLGDKDQLASVEAGSLFGDLCQTQAALNMFTADRRELINSFIPDERRKLPVTQVKEQYGHPLFQHLVELRRSHRFSGDKGIGKFSKAIIANDQVAIATFLEPGADEQVIIDQTYSKELFARFVDGYSAFIVEKDIRRALQLLNELRVLVAIREREEGLYAINRNIEKILHDKRLIRVNAEFYENRPIILTRNYYEHGLFNGDTGIIRADEQGVLMAWFEDSNGELKAILPGYLTEAETVFAMTIHKSQGSEFKEVLVMLPKAKDVPILTRELLYTGVTRAKQKVYVQSSADVLMQTAARFVERASGIAQRFADDRP, from the coding sequence ATGCATACAATCAACGACGTCCACCACCAGTTTGCAGAATACTTTCAGATACCGGCTTTAAAGCCGTACGCTTACCTGCTTTCGAGAAAACTCAGCGAAGGGCATATCTGTCTGCACCTGGACCAGCCTGTGGAATCTGCCAGCGATCTGCCTGCTTTCTGTGAAGGCCTGCCAGTAGGTAGCAAACCGCTGCGTAACATTCCCCTGGTAGGAAAGGATGGCAATACCAGTCAGCCTTTCGTATTGTACCAGGAACGCCTGTATCTGCAAAGATATTTCCGGTATGAGACCACCTTCCTGCAACGTATCTACCAGTTCCTGTCTACGGAGAATGAAGTGATGGCGGAAAGACTACGCCAGCTGGAGGCAAACCGTGGTTTTATCAGCTATTTATTTGAAGGAGGGCCGGCATTCGTAGCAGATGGCGGTGATCCGGTGGACTGGCAACTGAGCGCTGCGGTGACAGGTGTGCTGAATAACTTCACGATCATCACCGGTGGTCCTGGTACTGGTAAAACAACCACGGTAGCAAAGATCCTCGCCATCCTTTATTATCTTGACCCTTCATTGAAGGTAGCGCTGGCTGCGCCAACAGGTAAGGCTGCCGCGCGTATGGCAGAGAGTCTCAGGAATACGCAGCTGCCGGTAGATGCGAGTATCACGGCACAGTTCCAGAGTTTGTCGCCCAGTACTATACATCGGTTGCTCCGCACAAAGAAAGACAGCCCATATTTCGTATATAACGCCGATAATCCACTGAACTATGATGTGGTGATCGTAGACGAATGTTCTATGATCGACGTGGCATTATTCGCTAAACTCCTTGATGCGATCGGTAAAGGCACCAGGCTGATCCTGCTGGGGGATAAAGACCAGCTGGCTTCCGTAGAAGCAGGTAGCCTGTTTGGCGACCTCTGTCAGACACAGGCTGCCCTGAATATGTTCACAGCCGACAGACGGGAACTGATCAACTCATTCATACCCGACGAAAGAAGAAAACTACCGGTAACCCAGGTAAAGGAACAGTATGGTCATCCGTTGTTCCAGCACCTGGTAGAGTTACGTCGTAGTCACCGATTCAGTGGAGATAAGGGGATCGGTAAATTCAGTAAGGCGATCATTGCCAATGATCAGGTAGCGATAGCCACTTTCCTGGAGCCGGGTGCTGATGAACAGGTGATAATAGATCAGACCTATTCCAAAGAATTGTTCGCACGTTTTGTGGATGGATACAGTGCGTTTATCGTAGAAAAGGATATCCGCCGGGCATTGCAGCTGCTGAATGAACTACGTGTACTGGTCGCGATCCGTGAACGTGAAGAAGGATTGTATGCCATCAACAGAAATATAGAAAAGATCCTGCATGATAAACGACTGATCCGTGTGAATGCAGAGTTCTACGAGAACAGACCTATTATCCTTACCCGGAACTATTATGAGCATGGCCTCTTTAACGGAGACACCGGTATCATCCGTGCGGATGAACAGGGTGTACTGATGGCCTGGTTTGAAGATAGTAACGGCGAACTGAAAGCCATCCTGCCAGGATACCTGACGGAGGCTGAAACAGTGTTTGCCATGACTATTCATAAAAGCCAGGGCTCCGAGTTTAAAGAGGTACTGGTCATGCTGCCGAAGGCAAAGGACGTTCCTATTCTGACACGTGAGTTGCTCTATACCGGTGTGACAAGGGCCAAACAGAAGGTATATGTACAGTCATCTGCGGATGTACTGATGCAGACGGCAGCTCGTTTCGTGGAAAGGGCTTCAGGCATCGCACAGCGTTTTGCGGACGATCGCCCCTGA
- the recB gene encoding exodeoxyribonuclease V subunit beta: MNEHISYQEFNAATVPLQESNLIEASAGTGKTYSIAILVLRLVLENALSIKEILMVTFTKAAVAELEERIRLFVRNAYKITEGHETYDENIFRLVEAAVHRNGLETVRQQLRDAVLFLDETAVLTIHSFCQKTLNEFAFETDQLFGAEMIQDTKTLISEEVQKFWRRYVTTLDIRLLEKIWEPNLMDDINNALNEHMGGKRYYAYQPGRRYTIKPKEQEDWLHQLDTLDEIRETAAQKVLEMVVNEREKIREACKSNANARRYLLPLVDDTEKFIATVQARRNESEYISKTVPDLVEVMTAADLIDEQRKEIVQQVTSRLYCFAIEEIAAGVKGFKKRNNLLSYDDMITNLHRALVEKNNPRLEEVLREKYKAVFVDEFQDTDRMQYEIFEKAFGKDTILFYIGDPKQSIYAWRKADIFTYFKARESVQQRYSMNRNFRSSAPFIDAMNQFFLPVEHFDTFYFEGEAKAIDYFRVESPEDNTKGLLFRGDEPDVPISVFDAANNEELAAAVAAQVAMLLRSGEYFIGDEDERRPVRPSDIGVLVRTGKQGREIKTQLARQGVSAVTVDDARVLQSEEATYLLYLMEAMLAPNRSSINRALLSPFTGLKLESVLTLDDEVTLSLFGNYKNKWQQDGIYTAMMDFVADFNIRNVLLHTHTESGERIISNLFQLTELVHQIQNRKNLSMMELVSWLKRGIDGMATEGDEYEQRIESDEEAVNIVTIHKSKGLEYKIVMAPYLDFIPKKQINFFSFRDPDTGDYVGIEKKRMTEEQSNSYARQTEQENRRLLYVAITRGVYKCFIFSNNDKYHKESTLKEFLKVLRQAAISPGIIRFEAGLPVAPEQQPADHVLPLSPLDPQTPVRFVLKEQNWRKMSYTMLAAKAEHSLRARPLQQEDPYETFIFHTLKRGAKTGNLLHFLFENINFSDDVKWEKWLTETIRRFVPGQQELYGPMLRQLLEHVLQTDITVDGRTFPLSAVIWHKRIPEFEFDFPVSAFYPDMLNGLSDERTSVVVRRFHEQGSHELEGIMNGKMDLFFEHEGRYYILDWKSNYLGGTPDDYTPAAVAAAMNENNYHLQYLIYTLAATKYLQSRLHKFDYEKQFGGVIYCFVRGIRKGQSTGIFTTKPPFSKILQLQNSLSPDVSKKQPPQKELFNFD; this comes from the coding sequence ATGAACGAACATATCAGCTACCAGGAGTTTAATGCGGCTACCGTCCCACTACAGGAGAGTAACCTGATAGAGGCCAGTGCCGGTACCGGGAAAACATATTCCATTGCCATTCTTGTATTAAGACTGGTGCTGGAAAATGCACTTTCCATTAAGGAGATCCTGATGGTGACCTTCACTAAAGCGGCCGTAGCGGAGCTGGAGGAACGTATCCGTTTGTTCGTGCGTAATGCATATAAAATTACGGAAGGACATGAGACCTATGATGAGAACATCTTCCGGCTGGTAGAAGCTGCGGTACACCGCAACGGACTGGAAACGGTACGGCAGCAACTTCGTGACGCCGTACTCTTTCTGGATGAAACAGCCGTGCTGACCATCCATAGCTTTTGTCAGAAGACACTGAACGAGTTTGCTTTTGAGACCGACCAGCTGTTTGGTGCAGAGATGATCCAGGATACCAAGACACTCATATCGGAGGAAGTACAGAAGTTCTGGCGCCGGTATGTAACTACACTGGACATCCGGCTGCTGGAAAAGATATGGGAACCAAATCTGATGGATGATATTAACAACGCCCTGAATGAACACATGGGAGGCAAACGTTACTACGCCTATCAGCCAGGCAGGAGGTATACGATCAAGCCGAAAGAGCAGGAGGACTGGTTACATCAACTCGATACCCTGGATGAGATCAGGGAGACTGCCGCGCAGAAGGTACTGGAGATGGTTGTCAATGAGAGAGAGAAGATCAGAGAAGCCTGTAAAAGTAATGCAAATGCCAGGAGATATTTGCTGCCTTTGGTAGATGATACCGAGAAGTTCATTGCTACAGTACAGGCCAGACGCAATGAATCAGAGTATATCAGCAAGACAGTACCCGATCTGGTAGAAGTGATGACTGCTGCTGACCTCATAGATGAGCAGCGTAAGGAGATCGTGCAGCAGGTGACCAGCCGGTTGTATTGTTTTGCGATTGAAGAGATAGCGGCGGGCGTGAAAGGTTTTAAGAAGCGTAATAACCTGCTGAGCTATGATGATATGATCACCAATCTCCACAGGGCATTGGTGGAAAAGAATAATCCCAGACTGGAAGAGGTATTACGCGAGAAGTATAAAGCGGTATTCGTAGATGAGTTCCAGGATACGGACAGAATGCAGTATGAGATCTTTGAGAAGGCGTTCGGAAAGGACACCATCCTGTTTTATATTGGCGACCCCAAGCAGAGTATCTACGCCTGGCGTAAGGCAGATATATTTACCTATTTCAAGGCAAGAGAGAGCGTGCAGCAACGGTATAGTATGAACAGGAACTTCCGTTCATCTGCACCGTTCATTGATGCAATGAACCAGTTCTTTCTGCCCGTGGAGCACTTTGATACTTTCTACTTCGAAGGTGAAGCAAAGGCCATTGACTATTTCCGGGTGGAAAGTCCGGAGGATAATACCAAAGGTTTATTGTTCAGAGGGGATGAACCGGATGTGCCGATATCTGTTTTTGATGCGGCCAATAATGAGGAACTAGCCGCAGCTGTCGCTGCACAGGTAGCGATGTTGCTCAGAAGTGGTGAGTATTTTATCGGCGATGAGGATGAACGCCGCCCTGTACGCCCATCAGATATAGGTGTACTGGTGCGTACGGGGAAGCAGGGTAGGGAGATCAAAACCCAACTGGCCAGACAGGGTGTATCAGCCGTAACGGTAGATGATGCCAGGGTACTGCAATCAGAAGAAGCAACGTATCTGTTATACCTGATGGAAGCCATGCTCGCCCCTAACAGGTCTTCCATTAACCGCGCATTGTTATCTCCGTTCACCGGGTTGAAACTGGAATCAGTATTGACCCTGGATGACGAAGTCACGCTGAGCTTATTCGGTAACTATAAGAACAAGTGGCAGCAGGACGGTATTTATACTGCGATGATGGACTTCGTGGCCGACTTCAACATCCGTAATGTGTTGTTGCACACCCATACGGAAAGCGGCGAGCGTATCATCTCTAACCTGTTTCAGCTCACAGAACTGGTCCATCAGATTCAGAACAGGAAGAACCTCTCTATGATGGAACTGGTGTCATGGCTGAAGCGGGGAATCGATGGAATGGCTACCGAAGGAGATGAATACGAGCAACGTATTGAGAGTGATGAAGAGGCGGTGAATATCGTAACGATCCATAAGAGTAAAGGGCTGGAGTATAAGATCGTAATGGCCCCTTATCTTGACTTTATTCCTAAAAAGCAGATCAACTTTTTCAGCTTTCGTGATCCTGATACCGGTGACTATGTCGGCATTGAAAAGAAGCGTATGACGGAGGAACAGTCGAACTCATATGCCCGTCAGACGGAGCAGGAGAACAGGCGTTTGCTGTATGTGGCGATCACCCGCGGTGTGTACAAGTGTTTTATTTTTAGTAACAATGATAAGTATCACAAAGAGTCCACTTTAAAAGAGTTCCTGAAAGTACTGAGACAGGCCGCCATCTCGCCCGGTATCATCCGCTTTGAAGCAGGTTTGCCAGTAGCGCCTGAGCAGCAGCCAGCGGATCATGTATTGCCATTGTCACCGCTGGACCCTCAGACGCCGGTACGGTTTGTACTCAAAGAGCAGAACTGGCGTAAGATGAGTTATACCATGCTGGCGGCTAAGGCAGAGCATAGTTTGCGGGCCAGGCCGTTACAGCAGGAAGATCCATACGAGACTTTTATCTTCCATACATTAAAACGCGGTGCGAAGACAGGTAACCTGCTGCACTTCCTGTTTGAGAATATCAACTTCTCTGATGATGTCAAGTGGGAAAAATGGCTGACGGAAACAATCCGCAGGTTTGTACCCGGGCAACAGGAACTCTATGGACCGATGTTACGGCAACTGCTGGAACATGTGTTACAGACAGATATCACAGTAGATGGCCGTACCTTCCCATTGTCAGCCGTGATCTGGCATAAACGTATTCCCGAGTTTGAGTTTGACTTTCCGGTATCCGCGTTTTACCCGGATATGCTGAATGGTTTGTCAGACGAGCGGACAAGTGTGGTAGTGCGCCGCTTTCATGAGCAGGGTAGCCATGAACTGGAAGGGATCATGAATGGTAAGATGGACCTATTCTTTGAGCATGAAGGCCGGTATTATATTCTGGACTGGAAGTCGAACTACCTGGGAGGCACGCCGGATGATTATACACCAGCTGCTGTAGCTGCAGCCATGAATGAGAATAACTACCATCTGCAATACCTGATCTACACACTGGCTGCTACGAAATACCTGCAAAGCCGGCTGCATAAATTCGATTACGAGAAGCAGTTTGGAGGTGTGATCTACTGTTTTGTGAGGGGCATAAGAAAAGGGCAGTCTACCGGTATATTTACCACTAAACCACCCTTTTCCAAGATACTGCAACTGCAGAATAGTCTATCGCCTGATGTCAGCAAAAAACAACCTCCGCAGAAGGAACTATTTAACTTCGACTAA
- the recC gene encoding exodeoxyribonuclease V subunit gamma, giving the protein MALYLSVSNSLENLSLGMAQTLKASQSQVFEQHLIVTQTEGMNNWLKLQLASYLGIAANCRFLKPNDLIHQIYFLMDGRYSEMLSGRNLTWLLYKLLGDDVFRETYPAVATYYHTTEPDSDLKRMGLAEKTADLFDQYQIYRPEMINEWNTPPEDPFAKVEWQQYLWGEAKKVSGNALPDKTIVGRHILDMLKNPDQQAMLSERMNTVHLFGLSIITAYHVQILHELSAFIDIHFHIINPSPELFWFDDKSEKQQARWRQKGRPIHESDVAGNPLLMGWGRVVQDTFGLFFKYDAFINAYESIGLVEPVPDTLLNKVQHDIFYNANKDVRNPIFPEDVEDGSITINNCYTVAREVEVLYNYLVHLVDKKRETLSPRDIVVMVRDIDVYAPYIKAIFNNAPYKFRYTIADESYADSDNLFNALHAILRLNEDNFKAEEVLQLLDSSYIRKRFNINNVPLIRHVVDQANIRFGIHGAKEDETFLVSWKYGIRRIMYGICMSGDQEYGKGEDSFFPLDVLEGSESLEIVRFCHFTEVLISAIEERRKDRSISGWVEYIEGLLHNMVYEPEEEVDEDYNTLMQQLSDYNLLNEYMSDTVAFDVFSHSFLQTLTGTTRTGLFVNGGITFCSLIPMRSIPFRVVAMLGLDYDKFPRREQPVGFNLMEKNKQRGDRNVKDNDKHLFLETVLSARQYLYISYVGQSAKDNSRMPPSALVDELLDYIESGCEEPKMVREQLVTRQPLQGFSRKYGQGNERLYSYLNTTVTERAITRADKAMEQVAMEEIDLDELVRFFKNPFKAYYNKVLGIYYNDEQVLLNETEIFHLNHLQRWNLKNELLQMDATAIANMKIRLVKTGRLPLKNMAYVALQQIEAEVQPVREKFRACVNGAEERSVQVDLDIEGTLLKGTISNVFDEKMVQVSWSRNETKYLVEAYIRYLAGRAGGVLRGMYFISGVNKQEVYEALPIGQEEAFKRLSALVQIFREGFEKITPFYPDFDIKPAKVSELDFASFSKKVSLTLKKTESNNPDPYIYREFENGFFEDEATLEVYKTLCGHLLMPLAALLPDYYK; this is encoded by the coding sequence ATGGCACTATATCTGAGCGTGTCCAATTCCCTGGAGAATCTTTCCCTGGGAATGGCACAGACACTGAAGGCTTCACAGAGCCAGGTGTTTGAACAACATCTCATCGTCACACAGACGGAAGGGATGAACAACTGGCTGAAACTACAACTGGCATCGTACCTCGGTATCGCTGCCAACTGTCGTTTTCTGAAACCAAATGATCTCATTCATCAGATCTATTTCCTGATGGATGGACGTTACTCTGAAATGCTTTCCGGAAGAAATCTCACCTGGCTGTTATATAAACTGCTGGGCGACGATGTATTTCGTGAAACCTATCCTGCCGTAGCTACTTACTATCATACAACTGAACCAGACAGCGACCTGAAAAGAATGGGGCTGGCAGAGAAAACAGCTGACCTTTTTGACCAGTACCAGATCTATCGTCCGGAGATGATAAATGAGTGGAATACGCCACCGGAAGATCCCTTTGCGAAAGTAGAATGGCAGCAATATCTCTGGGGCGAAGCGAAGAAGGTCTCCGGTAATGCACTGCCGGATAAGACCATTGTAGGACGCCACATCCTTGATATGCTCAAGAATCCGGATCAGCAGGCAATGTTGTCAGAACGGATGAACACTGTACACCTGTTCGGTCTCTCCATTATCACCGCTTACCACGTACAGATCTTACATGAATTATCTGCTTTTATAGATATCCATTTTCACATTATCAACCCTTCTCCGGAACTATTCTGGTTTGATGATAAAAGTGAAAAACAACAGGCCCGCTGGCGACAGAAAGGACGGCCTATCCATGAATCAGATGTGGCGGGTAATCCGCTGCTGATGGGATGGGGCCGCGTTGTGCAGGATACCTTCGGACTGTTCTTTAAGTATGATGCGTTCATTAACGCCTACGAAAGTATAGGACTGGTAGAGCCGGTACCTGATACCTTGCTGAACAAGGTGCAGCATGATATCTTCTATAATGCCAACAAGGATGTGCGTAACCCCATCTTCCCGGAAGATGTGGAAGATGGTTCCATCACTATCAACAACTGTTACACCGTAGCCCGTGAAGTAGAGGTACTGTACAATTACCTCGTACACCTGGTCGATAAGAAACGTGAGACCTTATCACCCAGAGATATTGTTGTCATGGTGAGAGATATCGATGTGTATGCACCTTATATCAAAGCTATTTTTAATAACGCACCGTATAAATTCAGGTACACCATCGCCGATGAAAGTTATGCAGACAGTGATAACCTGTTCAACGCCCTGCATGCCATACTGCGACTGAATGAAGATAATTTCAAAGCAGAGGAAGTCTTACAATTACTGGATTCTTCCTATATCCGTAAGCGCTTTAATATCAACAATGTCCCCCTGATCCGTCATGTGGTGGATCAGGCGAATATCCGTTTTGGTATCCATGGTGCAAAAGAAGACGAAACATTCCTGGTGAGCTGGAAATATGGTATCAGACGTATCATGTATGGTATTTGTATGAGTGGCGACCAGGAGTACGGAAAAGGAGAGGACAGCTTCTTCCCGCTCGATGTACTCGAAGGTAGTGAGAGCCTCGAAATCGTACGTTTCTGTCACTTTACAGAGGTGCTTATCTCCGCTATCGAAGAGCGCAGGAAAGATCGAAGTATCAGTGGATGGGTGGAATATATAGAAGGACTGCTGCACAACATGGTGTATGAGCCGGAAGAAGAGGTGGATGAAGATTATAATACCCTCATGCAGCAGTTATCCGATTATAACCTGTTGAATGAGTATATGAGCGATACGGTGGCTTTTGATGTATTCAGCCATAGCTTCCTGCAAACACTGACAGGTACCACACGTACCGGCCTGTTTGTGAATGGTGGTATTACGTTCTGTTCCCTCATCCCGATGCGTAGTATTCCCTTCCGGGTCGTAGCGATGCTGGGACTGGACTATGACAAGTTCCCCCGTCGGGAGCAGCCGGTAGGCTTCAACCTGATGGAGAAAAATAAACAGCGGGGCGATCGTAATGTGAAAGACAACGATAAACACCTGTTCCTGGAAACGGTATTGTCTGCCCGTCAGTACCTGTATATCAGCTACGTCGGACAGAGTGCCAAAGACAACAGCCGTATGCCGCCTTCGGCATTGGTAGATGAACTGCTCGACTATATTGAATCGGGTTGTGAGGAGCCAAAGATGGTGAGGGAGCAGCTGGTGACGCGGCAGCCCTTGCAGGGTTTTAGCCGTAAATATGGACAAGGCAATGAACGCTTATACAGTTATCTGAATACAACAGTAACAGAACGCGCGATCACCCGGGCTGACAAGGCGATGGAGCAGGTAGCCATGGAGGAGATCGATCTCGATGAGTTAGTTCGTTTCTTCAAAAATCCATTCAAAGCGTACTACAACAAAGTGCTGGGCATCTATTACAATGATGAACAGGTATTGCTGAATGAAACAGAGATCTTCCATCTTAATCATCTGCAGCGCTGGAACCTGAAGAATGAGCTGTTGCAGATGGATGCCACGGCGATTGCCAATATGAAGATCAGGTTAGTGAAGACCGGTCGTTTGCCATTGAAGAACATGGCGTATGTGGCTTTGCAGCAGATAGAAGCAGAGGTGCAACCGGTACGTGAGAAGTTCAGGGCCTGTGTGAATGGGGCAGAAGAACGGTCTGTACAGGTCGATCTGGATATAGAAGGAACATTACTGAAAGGAACGATCAGTAATGTATTTGACGAGAAGATGGTACAGGTGTCCTGGTCGCGGAATGAGACGAAATACCTGGTAGAGGCATACATCCGGTACCTCGCTGGTCGTGCCGGCGGTGTGTTACGAGGGATGTATTTTATATCAGGGGTGAATAAGCAGGAAGTGTACGAAGCACTACCTATCGGACAGGAAGAGGCATTTAAACGGTTGTCGGCACTGGTGCAGATCTTCAGAGAAGGGTTTGAGAAGATCACCCCATTCTATCCGGACTTCGATATTAAACCAGCAAAGGTGTCAGAGTTGGATTTTGCCTCGTTTAGCAAGAAGGTGTCTTTGACGCTGAAGAAAACCGAGAGTAATAATCCCGACCCATATATCTACCGCGAATTTGAGAATGGTTTCTTCGAAGACGAAGCCACACTGGAAGTATACAAGACACTTTGTGGTCACCTGCTGATGCCATTGGCAGCGCTACTTCCGGATTATTACAAATAA